A portion of the bacterium genome contains these proteins:
- a CDS encoding HAD hydrolase-like protein gives MAVRTVLFDLDGTLIDSHHLIIASFRHACRQVLGREITDEHAQVRWGQPLGVRFAAVAPDCVPALVDAYAQYYDRHERTLASVFPGVPELLAALAGRACAIGVVTSKRGRAAAQALRVLGLAPWITTSVGAEDAPAPKPAADPIRVALRRLEAVPESSLMVGDAPFDLQAARAAGVRSAAALWGARDIETLLACAPDYVARSPGDVALIVESA, from the coding sequence ATGGCCGTGCGCACGGTCCTGTTCGATCTCGACGGCACGCTGATCGACTCCCACCACCTCATCATCGCGTCGTTCCGGCACGCGTGCCGGCAGGTGCTCGGCCGCGAGATAACGGACGAGCACGCGCAGGTCCGATGGGGGCAGCCGCTCGGGGTGCGCTTCGCCGCCGTCGCACCCGACTGCGTGCCCGCGCTCGTCGATGCGTACGCCCAGTACTACGACCGGCACGAGCGCACGCTGGCGTCCGTGTTTCCCGGCGTTCCGGAGCTGTTGGCGGCGTTGGCGGGTCGCGCGTGCGCGATCGGCGTGGTCACCTCGAAACGTGGGCGCGCCGCGGCGCAGGCGCTTCGCGTGCTCGGGCTCGCGCCGTGGATCACCACCTCGGTCGGCGCCGAGGACGCGCCGGCGCCGAAGCCCGCGGCCGACCCCATCCGGGTGGCGCTGCGTCGCCTCGAAGCCGTTCCGGAGTCGTCGTTGATGGTCGGCGACGCGCCGTTCGACCTCCAGGCGGCTCGGGCCGCGGGCGTGCGGAGCGCGGCCGCGCTCTGGGGCGCCCGGGACATCGAGACGTTGCTCGCGTGTGCCCCGGACTACGTGGCGCGCTCGCCCGGCGACGTCGCGTTGATCGTCGAGTCCGCGTAG